In Nostoc sp. GT001, a genomic segment contains:
- a CDS encoding LuxR C-terminal-related transcriptional regulator has translation MTNSLHAVFHAIANVQNEQELRLALTDKISEHFGVQNWGIYLLDEQPTTEINVPGIPAVCLESNPVGRYVVERHAPAHEQLLLSPGDWKHFCSRSDHEHVMTGPIVCDGRLVGTLNLARDKGNPAFNGNDLADLSALCIHLSSKMATLRTKPKISNSLLASPLTARELEIAELVAQGLTNAEIGEKLWITQNSVKQALKRMFRKLKVSARAEMVAKLQDIQVS, from the coding sequence ATGACTAATTCTCTACACGCTGTATTTCATGCGATCGCTAATGTCCAGAATGAGCAAGAGTTAAGACTCGCTCTCACGGATAAAATTAGCGAGCATTTTGGCGTGCAAAATTGGGGTATTTATCTCCTTGATGAGCAGCCAACCACTGAGATTAATGTTCCAGGCATTCCAGCAGTATGCTTAGAGAGCAATCCAGTGGGGCGCTATGTGGTTGAGCGTCATGCTCCCGCCCACGAACAGTTATTATTATCGCCAGGAGACTGGAAGCATTTTTGTTCGCGTTCCGACCACGAACACGTGATGACTGGGCCAATTGTTTGCGATGGTCGTCTGGTAGGAACCCTTAACTTGGCACGTGACAAGGGAAACCCTGCCTTTAATGGCAACGATTTAGCTGACTTGAGTGCTTTATGTATTCATTTGTCATCAAAAATGGCAACCCTACGGACAAAACCGAAAATATCCAATTCCCTGTTAGCTAGTCCTTTAACAGCGCGTGAGTTAGAAATTGCCGAGTTGGTGGCACAGGGGTTAACGAATGCGGAAATCGGAGAAAAACTTTGGATTACGCAAAATTCCGTCAAACAAGCTTTAAAAAGGATGTTTCGGAAGTTGAAGGTTTCGGCGCGTGCAGAAATGGTGGCAAAGCTACAAGATATACAAGTTTCTTGA
- a CDS encoding DUF3598 family protein, with translation MTKSQWECFLQNLGVWEGSFTNFSPQGTLLNDTPSRLSLEHLNNSQKVRLTLSRSGQDVIRDFNTVGGGLLFFENGSFSEGLIQLGPFSEFGGELAFVHENRRLRLVQLFDNTGQLKELILIREHLSGTPADERPTLQINDLLGEWQGQAVTIYPDWRSPDTYSTTLKLQLDETGRLIQSTSFGDRTITSTATIKGPIVLFDQDPQKQVQVLFLPDGASATSPVKVQLRQPFFIEAGWLIQPNLRQRMIRSYNEKGEWVSLTLVTEERKL, from the coding sequence ATGACAAAATCACAATGGGAATGTTTTTTGCAGAATCTCGGTGTTTGGGAAGGTTCATTTACGAATTTTTCTCCCCAAGGAACACTTTTGAATGATACTCCTAGTCGTCTTTCCCTAGAACATTTGAATAATAGCCAGAAAGTGCGCCTAACTCTGAGCCGTTCGGGACAAGATGTAATCAGAGACTTTAATACCGTGGGAGGGGGTCTGCTATTTTTTGAAAATGGTTCATTTTCTGAAGGTTTAATTCAGCTAGGGCCATTTTCCGAATTTGGTGGAGAACTCGCTTTTGTTCATGAAAATCGTCGCTTGCGTCTAGTGCAACTGTTTGATAATACTGGTCAGCTAAAGGAATTAATCTTAATTCGAGAACATCTCTCTGGAACCCCAGCAGATGAACGTCCAACTTTACAGATAAATGATTTGTTGGGAGAATGGCAAGGTCAAGCAGTAACAATATATCCAGATTGGCGATCGCCTGATACTTACTCTACAACTTTAAAATTACAACTAGATGAGACTGGGCGATTAATTCAAAGTACCTCTTTTGGCGATCGCACAATTACCTCAACTGCTACCATCAAAGGCCCCATTGTTCTCTTTGACCAAGATCCCCAAAAGCAGGTGCAAGTATTATTTTTACCAGATGGCGCTTCTGCGACATCACCTGTCAAAGTGCAGTTACGCCAACCATTTTTTATCGAAGCGGGTTGGTTAATCCAGCCAAACCTGCGCCAAAGGATGATTCGCAGTTACAACGAGAAAGGCGAATGGGTTAGTTTGACATTAGTTACTGAAGAAAGAAAGCTTTGA
- the def gene encoding peptide deformylase, which yields MPSEIAVEKKKLKNPPLELHYLGDRVLRQAAKRISKVDDELRQIVREMLQTMYSNDGIGLAAPQVGIHKQLIVIDLEPDNAANQPLVLINPTIKQVSRDTSVAQEGCLSIPNVYLDVKRPEVVEIAYKDEYGRPRTLKANDLLGRCIQHEMDHLNGVVFVDRVENSLTLAQELSKNGFSYQAVKPIA from the coding sequence ATGCCCTCTGAAATTGCTGTCGAGAAAAAAAAGTTAAAAAATCCACCATTGGAGCTTCATTATTTAGGCGATCGCGTGCTGCGTCAAGCTGCAAAGCGGATTTCTAAAGTTGATGACGAACTTCGCCAAATAGTGCGTGAAATGCTGCAAACTATGTACAGCAATGATGGCATTGGTTTGGCTGCACCCCAAGTAGGAATTCACAAACAATTAATTGTCATCGACCTGGAACCAGATAACGCAGCTAATCAGCCTTTGGTGTTGATTAACCCCACCATTAAACAAGTCAGCCGCGATACCTCTGTTGCCCAAGAAGGATGCTTAAGTATTCCCAACGTATATTTAGACGTGAAGCGCCCCGAAGTCGTGGAAATCGCCTATAAAGACGAGTACGGTCGTCCTCGGACATTGAAGGCTAATGACCTCCTGGGACGATGCATTCAGCACGAGATGGATCACCTTAACGGCGTGGTATTTGTAGACCGTGTAGAAAACTCCTTGACTTTAGCCCAGGAGCTATCTAAGAATGGCTTCTCGTATCAAGCGGTGAAACCAATAGCATAG
- a CDS encoding Mo-dependent nitrogenase C-terminal domain-containing protein yields the protein MNSLNKANLDNSFLNQIRYQLESVEIHNSNLARLLCKIIPSNCPFERTVKLFGRTLLHIPPLCKLNPLYEQIVGLRFKCLLYLVNECGEDARKYC from the coding sequence ATGAACTCATTAAATAAAGCCAATTTGGACAATAGCTTCTTAAACCAGATCCGCTATCAGCTTGAGTCCGTAGAAATACATAATTCTAATCTAGCCAGACTATTGTGCAAAATAATTCCTTCCAATTGCCCTTTTGAAAGAACTGTTAAACTTTTCGGTCGGACTCTGCTTCACATTCCACCTTTATGTAAATTGAACCCTCTTTATGAACAGATAGTTGGTCTTCGTTTTAAGTGTTTATTATATTTAGTCAATGAATGTGGTGAGGATGCCAGAAAATATTGCTAA
- a CDS encoding BamA/TamA family outer membrane protein, translated as MYIQIAVVAIAVILIAGENLXGVADSQSSTEDGPSSIVATKPTLEIEGGYAKYGDYIGLTPVDNQSTEFSQRIVKDIQIRFVNNKDQLLNDKGQPIKGRTQKEFIIGLLKLKPGQVFREDLLAADLQRLRRLESFNEVNVYRQEDANSVNLIYEIKERNFPSLILGGGNNDDVGLYGRVGYRDENISGLNDKLDTTVQISGKDVQFNGQFTSRYRPQEPNRLGYSIRAFRTRNTSGTFNDDIRLSNGDKVREGRFGGSVGVLRSFDQWDAAISLNYTRISLRDRDYKVSQVDSLGNPLSLSGTGIDDLFTVLFSVSKDQRDRRENPTQGSILTLSTEQAIPIGLGNISSNRLQGDYIQYLPVSWIGNGRPTDNPEMLAINFQIGTTIGDFPPADAFNIGGLDSVRGYGYGKVASGRSYGLASVEYRFPISYSIGGVLFTDFASDFGSSETVLGEPGVLRDKPGSGFGYGLGLRVKSSFGLIRGDLGISDRGELRFEVTTGQRF; from the coding sequence ATGTATATTCAAATAGCTGTAGTTGCGATCGCAGTCATCTTAATAGCTGGAGAAAATCTAGANGGCGTTGCAGACTCGCAATCTTCTACTGAAGATGGCCCTAGTAGTATTGTGGCAACAAAACCAACTTTAGAGATAGAAGGAGGGTATGCAAAATATGGTGACTATATCGGATTAACTCCAGTAGATAATCAGTCTACCGAGTTTTCTCAAAGAATTGTCAAAGACATCCAAATTCGTTTTGTTAATAACAAAGATCAATTGCTCAATGACAAAGGTCAGCCGATCAAAGGACGTACTCAAAAAGAGTTTATCATTGGTCTGCTGAAACTAAAACCGGGTCAGGTATTCCGTGAAGATTTACTAGCAGCAGACTTGCAACGATTGCGGAGATTAGAGTCATTTAATGAAGTCAATGTTTATCGACAAGAAGATGCCAATAGCGTTAATCTTATCTATGAAATTAAAGAGCGTAACTTCCCTTCTCTAATTTTAGGAGGTGGTAACAACGACGATGTTGGATTATACGGTCGGGTGGGTTATAGAGATGAAAATATCAGCGGTCTTAACGATAAATTAGATACAACTGTGCAAATCAGCGGTAAAGATGTCCAATTTAATGGTCAGTTTACTAGTCGTTATCGTCCTCAAGAACCAAACCGCTTAGGCTACAGCATCAGAGCTTTTCGTACTCGTAATACATCAGGAACTTTCAACGACGATATCAGATTGTCTAACGGTGACAAGGTACGCGAGGGAAGGTTTGGCGGTTCTGTAGGGGTTTTACGATCTTTTGATCAGTGGGATGCAGCTATAAGTTTGAACTATACCAGAATTAGCCTACGCGATCGCGACTATAAAGTTTCACAGGTTGATAGTTTAGGGAATCCTTTATCTCTTAGCGGTACTGGTATTGATGACTTATTTACAGTATTATTTTCTGTATCCAAAGATCAACGCGATCGCCGAGAAAATCCGACTCAAGGATCGATTCTCACTCTCAGCACAGAACAAGCAATTCCGATTGGATTGGGTAATATTTCTAGCAACCGCCTACAGGGAGATTATATTCAGTATTTACCAGTCAGTTGGATCGGTAATGGTAGACCAACTGACAATCCAGAAATGTTGGCGATTAATTTCCAAATTGGTACGACTATTGGAGACTTTCCACCAGCTGATGCTTTTAATATTGGTGGACTAGATTCTGTTCGGGGTTACGGTTATGGAAAAGTTGCCAGTGGTCGGAGTTATGGTTTAGCTTCTGTGGAATATCGTTTCCCAATTTCTTACTCAATCGGGGGAGTTCTTTTTACTGACTTCGCCTCAGATTTCGGGTCTAGCGAAACCGTGCTAGGAGAACCAGGAGTGCTACGAGATAAACCCGGAAGTGGCTTTGGTTACGGCTTAGGATTGCGTGTTAAGTCATCCTTTGGGCTGATTCGAGGTGATTTAGGAATTAGCGATCGAGGAGAACTGAGATTTGAAGTGACTACAGGTCAGCGATTTTAA
- a CDS encoding GNAT family N-acetyltransferase, protein MSTFDETEAIYVRELGIDDIAPVYHLGESLFTSDLYPYLYRTWDEWEVIGLYNTDPEYCLVAETDGELAGFILGTIITKASWTYGYILWLGVSPKYQRRGVADKLVDKVVARMIEDGARFMLVDTDPTNTSALKFFSRKGFGNTRQHIFLSMNLSKHEYYGRLIDYEHQKAERADYKRSRPAIRARKADSVANEVVLNPLANESPITEEQSPT, encoded by the coding sequence ATGTCAACCTTTGACGAAACTGAAGCAATTTATGTACGCGAATTAGGAATTGATGACATTGCTCCCGTTTATCACTTGGGAGAAAGCTTATTTACCAGCGATTTATACCCTTATTTATACCGAACCTGGGATGAATGGGAGGTGATTGGACTTTACAACACCGATCCAGAATACTGTCTTGTGGCTGAAACAGACGGAGAATTAGCAGGATTCATTTTAGGAACTATCATCACCAAAGCATCCTGGACTTATGGATATATTTTATGGCTGGGAGTTAGCCCGAAATATCAGCGTCGGGGAGTTGCAGACAAGTTGGTTGATAAAGTCGTCGCCCGGATGATTGAAGATGGGGCGCGCTTCATGTTGGTAGACACTGACCCTACCAATACTTCAGCATTAAAGTTTTTTAGTCGCAAAGGTTTTGGTAATACTCGCCAGCATATTTTCTTGTCGATGAATTTAAGCAAGCATGAATATTATGGCAGATTGATTGATTACGAACACCAAAAAGCTGAAAGAGCTGATTACAAGCGATCGCGTCCAGCAATTCGTGCCCGGAAAGCTGATAGTGTAGCTAATGAAGTCGTTCTCAATCCTCTAGCGAATGAATCTCCAATCACTGAGGAGCAATCTCCAACCTAA
- a CDS encoding PD-(D/E)XK nuclease family protein: protein MLSTPTQLLRLSQGQLNLLEACPRKFQHTYLEKLNSPSNPEQEERQTLGSRFHLLMQQREMGLPIDSFLEADAQLQSWMLGFADAAPEILTAASDNQTFRESEHYRTLQVQDYLLTVIYDLLIADNQQAQILDWKTYPKPPNKRKLESNWQTRLYLYVLAETSDYLPEKISMTYWFVQSEGKPQNIKFNYSTTQHAQTGKKLNQLLSQLTNWLENYQNNQQFPQVVEGSKNCDYCQFAKRCDRIQVNEEAVKDSLPNFDSIQEVSLNPIH, encoded by the coding sequence ATGCTGTCAACTCCCACTCAACTATTGCGACTTTCTCAAGGACAACTTAACTTACTAGAAGCTTGTCCGCGTAAATTTCAACATACCTATCTCGAAAAACTTAATTCTCCCTCAAATCCAGAACAAGAAGAACGGCAAACTCTGGGTAGTCGTTTTCACTTGCTAATGCAGCAGCGAGAAATGGGTTTGCCAATTGATAGTTTCCTAGAAGCAGATGCTCAACTGCAAAGCTGGATGCTGGGTTTTGCTGATGCAGCACCAGAAATTTTAACGGCTGCATCTGATAATCAAACTTTCCGTGAAAGCGAACACTACCGCACTCTGCAAGTTCAGGATTATTTGCTCACAGTTATCTATGATTTATTGATTGCAGATAACCAACAAGCGCAAATTCTCGACTGGAAAACTTATCCTAAACCACCCAATAAACGCAAGTTAGAATCCAACTGGCAAACACGGCTTTATCTATATGTATTGGCAGAAACTAGCGACTATTTGCCAGAAAAGATTTCTATGACTTATTGGTTTGTCCAATCTGAGGGTAAACCGCAAAATATTAAATTTAATTACAGTACTACTCAACACGCACAAACAGGAAAGAAACTTAATCAACTATTAAGTCAGTTAACTAATTGGCTGGAAAATTACCAAAATAACCAGCAGTTTCCGCAAGTGGTGGAGGGTAGTAAAAACTGTGATTATTGTCAGTTTGCCAAACGGTGCGATCGCATACAAGTTAATGAAGAAGCAGTGAAAGACTCATTGCCAAATTTTGACAGTATTCAAGAAGTCTCACTCAACCCTATACATTAG
- a CDS encoding ABC transporter permease translates to MFKSFTKLDYLLKETFLGLLRGGWMNWAAVSTVTVLLFLFGLSLQTSWQVEKLLYQFGSQLEVSVYLEPDTQIESIEPLIAKMPEVAAIKSITKEEAWTKLVKEMRISDIEGATQQLGENPLVDEMKVKARNSQVVPTLATQLAKLRGVETVQYVDEAVKRIAQLHRGLNWITLTITMILTLTAIAVTTTTIRLIVMARRQEIEIMQLVGATSVWIYLPFILQGIAFGLVGGAIAWSFISVIQQFLGKLLVNQPEFIQVITNRVQLTPAEILLLPLILLSFGAGVGLMGSLFAVRRFAKG, encoded by the coding sequence GTGTTTAAATCTTTCACGAAGCTTGACTATCTGCTGAAAGAAACTTTCCTCGGTTTACTGCGGGGAGGTTGGATGAATTGGGCTGCTGTCAGTACTGTGACGGTGTTACTGTTTTTATTCGGCTTGAGTTTGCAAACCTCTTGGCAAGTCGAAAAACTTCTCTATCAGTTTGGTAGCCAGCTAGAAGTATCAGTTTATCTCGAACCGGATACGCAAATCGAAAGTATTGAGCCACTAATCGCAAAAATGCCAGAGGTGGCGGCAATAAAAAGCATTACCAAAGAAGAAGCTTGGACTAAGTTAGTTAAGGAAATGAGAATTTCTGATATTGAGGGTGCTACCCAGCAGCTAGGTGAGAATCCTCTGGTTGATGAGATGAAGGTGAAAGCACGTAATTCTCAAGTTGTACCAACCTTAGCAACACAGTTGGCTAAATTACGAGGAGTTGAGACGGTGCAGTATGTCGATGAAGCAGTTAAACGCATTGCCCAGTTGCATCGGGGTCTGAACTGGATTACTTTAACAATTACGATGATTCTGACTTTAACAGCGATCGCAGTGACTACCACCACAATTAGGCTGATTGTCATGGCGCGTCGCCAAGAAATTGAAATTATGCAATTAGTGGGAGCGACTTCTGTTTGGATTTACCTCCCGTTTATTCTACAAGGAATTGCCTTTGGTTTGGTTGGTGGTGCGATCGCTTGGAGTTTCATTTCTGTGATTCAACAGTTTCTCGGTAAGTTGCTAGTCAATCAACCTGAGTTTATCCAAGTCATCACCAACAGAGTGCAACTCACTCCAGCAGAAATTTTATTATTGCCCCTGATTCTTTTGAGTTTCGGTGCAGGTGTAGGATTAATGGGGAGCTTATTTGCTGTCCGACGTTTTGCTAAAGGATAG
- a CDS encoding NB-ARC domain-containing protein, which translates to MSVIPENLLLALAEKRRLSSSEIEVFLHAVEGQSPNAIAKTLAISAEAVRKRLSEVYKKFNVTGSGPGKLTKLQQVIESEYQASSDNEKSIAQNRQDWGEAPGVCFFRGRIAELSQLTQWLIKDNCQLVAILGMGGIGKTALSVKLAKEVQENFEYLIWRSLRNAPPVAEMLASLIGFLSDERETDLPESVDGRVTLLMNYLREHRCLVVFDNTETILQEGDRAGQYRQEYEDYGQLLSRVGEEPHQSCLVLTSREKPKEFAPLEGEASPVRTLSLLGLEKTEGQEILQDKGLFGSPQEWAKLVEKYSGNPLALKLVSEPIRELFGGDIAAFLAEGEIIFGDTRNLLDQQFERLSEIEKEIIYWLAIKRELVSLDELLNDIVRPLTKREVMEALESLRRRSLIEQRTALFTLQSVVMEYITDQLIEQVCDEITTCNIRLFISHALMEATAKDYIRNTQITLIIKPIIDRLSTIFRYAKNLEHHLYQILLSLRQTPQTAGYAGGNLLNILCQLQTDFSGYDFSNLTIWQAYLQSVNLHRVNFANTDLAKCVFAETLVSISSVAFSPDGKLLATGDADGKTYLWQVDDGKLLFTCIGHSSWVKSVAFSPDGQTLASGSDDQTVKLWDVRDGKCLKTLHGHSNWVRSVAFSPDGQTLASGSEDQTVKLWNVHIGKCLITLQENTNRIMSVAFSPDGQTLASCSEKQTVKLWDIRDGKCLKILQGHSSWVRSVAFSPNAEILATGSDDQTVKLWDLRDGKCLKTFQGHTNRVWSVAFSPDGQTLASGGDDQTVKLWDLRGGKCLKTFQGHTNRVRSVAFSPDGQTLASGSENQTVKLWNVQDGKSLTTLQGHSNRVRSVAFSPDGQILASGSEKQTVKLWDVRNDKFLKILEGHNSWVRSIAFSPDGQILASGSEKQTIKLWDVQTGQCLKKLQEHTNRIRSVAFSPNGEILASGSDDQTVKLWDIYTGKCLQTLKGHTSWVRSVAFSPDGQTLASGSENQRVRLWDIYTGKCLHILEGHSNRIRSVTFSPDGQTLASGSDDQTVKLWDVFMGKCFTTLQEHTNRIWSVAFSPDGQTLASASEDQTIKLWDVYNGKCLKILQGANWVKSVAFSPDGQTLICGSQDETIKLWDVSTGNCLRILRSPRPYEKMNITGVTGLTAAQLVTLKALGAVENGEQK; encoded by the coding sequence ATGAGTGTCATTCCCGAAAACCTTCTTTTGGCTTTAGCCGAAAAACGGCGCTTGTCTAGCAGCGAGATAGAGGTGTTTTTACACGCTGTTGAGGGACAATCGCCAAATGCGATCGCGAAAACATTGGCAATCAGTGCCGAGGCAGTACGCAAAAGATTGAGCGAAGTTTACAAGAAATTTAATGTTACTGGTAGTGGCCCAGGTAAGCTCACTAAGTTACAGCAAGTTATAGAATCTGAGTATCAAGCATCTTCAGACAATGAGAAATCCATTGCCCAAAACCGCCAAGATTGGGGTGAAGCGCCTGGTGTCTGCTTTTTTCGGGGACGCATAGCAGAATTGTCTCAGTTAACGCAGTGGCTCATTAAAGATAACTGCCAACTAGTGGCAATATTGGGAATGGGCGGAATCGGCAAAACTGCTTTATCTGTGAAATTGGCAAAGGAAGTTCAGGAAAATTTTGAGTACTTGATTTGGCGAAGTCTCCGCAATGCGCCACCTGTTGCAGAGATGTTGGCAAGCCTAATCGGGTTTTTGTCTGATGAGAGAGAAACAGATTTGCCAGAAAGCGTAGATGGTAGAGTAACGCTGCTGATGAATTATTTACGAGAGCATCGTTGTCTTGTGGTATTTGATAACACAGAGACAATTTTACAAGAAGGCGATCGCGCCGGACAATATAGACAAGAATATGAAGATTATGGTCAACTACTTAGTCGGGTAGGGGAAGAACCACATCAAAGCTGTTTGGTGCTGACATCTCGTGAAAAACCAAAAGAATTTGCTCCTTTAGAGGGAGAAGCATCACCAGTCAGAACACTATCGTTACTCGGCTTAGAAAAAACAGAAGGGCAAGAAATTCTCCAAGATAAAGGGTTATTTGGTTCACCACAAGAATGGGCCAAGCTAGTTGAGAAGTATTCCGGCAATCCTTTGGCATTAAAGCTAGTTTCTGAGCCAATTCGGGAGTTATTTGGTGGTGATATTGCTGCTTTTCTGGCTGAAGGAGAGATAATTTTTGGCGACACCCGGAATTTACTAGACCAGCAATTTGAGCGATTGTCAGAGATCGAAAAAGAAATAATTTATTGGCTAGCAATCAAGCGCGAGTTAGTTTCTCTAGACGAATTGCTCAATGATATTGTGCGTCCCTTGACCAAAAGGGAAGTGATGGAGGCGCTAGAATCTCTACGGAGGCGATCGCTAATTGAACAAAGAACAGCACTTTTCACCCTCCAATCTGTGGTTATGGAATATATCACCGACCAACTGATTGAACAGGTTTGTGACGAAATTACCACTTGTAATATTAGACTATTTATCAGCCATGCTTTAATGGAAGCGACGGCCAAAGATTATATTAGAAACACTCAGATTACCCTGATTATTAAACCAATTATAGATAGGTTATCAACTATTTTTAGATATGCTAAAAATCTTGAACATCATCTATATCAAATTTTATTGTCCCTGCGACAAACTCCCCAAACAGCAGGATATGCAGGTGGAAATCTGTTAAATATTCTTTGTCAACTACAAACTGATTTTAGCGGCTATGACTTTTCAAATCTGACCATTTGGCAAGCATATTTACAAAGTGTAAATTTGCATCGGGTGAATTTTGCCAATACCGATTTAGCTAAATGCGTTTTTGCAGAAACATTAGTTAGTATTTCGTCAGTTGCATTTAGCCCGGATGGAAAACTTTTGGCTACGGGTGATGCTGATGGCAAAACTTACTTGTGGCAAGTTGACGATGGAAAGCTACTGTTTACCTGTATTGGACATAGCAGTTGGGTAAAATCAGTTGCTTTCAGTCCCGATGGTCAAACTTTAGCTAGTGGCAGTGATGACCAAACAGTGAAATTATGGGATGTTCGTGATGGTAAATGCCTGAAAACCTTGCACGGACATAGTAATTGGGTTAGGTCAGTTGCCTTTAGTCCTGATGGTCAAACGTTGGCTAGTGGCAGTGAAGACCAAACAGTAAAGTTATGGAATGTCCACATCGGCAAATGTCTGATAACTTTGCAAGAGAACACCAATCGAATTATGTCAGTTGCCTTCAGTCCCGATGGTCAAACTTTGGCTAGTTGCAGTGAAAAGCAAACAGTGAAGTTATGGGATATTCGTGATGGTAAATGCCTGAAAATTTTGCAGGGACATAGCAGTTGGGTAAGATCGGTTGCTTTTAGTCCCAATGCTGAAATTTTAGCTACTGGCAGTGACGACCAAACCGTAAAATTATGGGATCTTCGTGATGGTAAATGTCTGAAAACCTTCCAGGGACATACTAATCGGGTATGGTCGGTTGCCTTTAGTCCCGATGGCCAAACTTTAGCTAGCGGTGGTGACGACCAAACCGTGAAATTATGGGATCTTCGTGGTGGTAAATGTCTAAAAACCTTCCAGGGGCATACCAATCGGGTAAGGTCAGTTGCTTTCAGTCCCGATGGTCAAACTTTAGCTAGTGGTAGTGAAAACCAAACAGTGAAGTTATGGAATGTCCAGGATGGTAAGTCCTTGACAACCTTGCAGGGACATAGCAATCGGGTAAGGTCAGTTGCCTTTAGTCCCGATGGTCAAATTTTAGCTAGTGGTAGTGAGAAGCAAACAGTGAAATTATGGGATGTCCGTAACGATAAGTTTCTCAAAATTTTGGAGGGGCATAACAGTTGGGTACGGTCAATTGCCTTCAGTCCTGATGGTCAAATTTTAGCTAGCGGCAGTGAAAAGCAAACAATTAAATTATGGGATGTTCAGACGGGGCAATGCCTGAAAAAATTGCAGGAACATACCAATCGAATTAGATCGGTTGCTTTTAGTCCAAATGGTGAAATTTTAGCTAGCGGCAGTGACGACCAAACGGTGAAATTATGGGATATCTACACCGGAAAATGTCTCCAAACCTTGAAAGGGCATACCAGTTGGGTAAGATCGGTTGCCTTTAGTCCCGATGGTCAAACTTTAGCTAGTGGCAGTGAAAACCAAAGAGTCAGGTTATGGGATATTTATACAGGAAAATGTCTCCATATTTTGGAGGGGCACAGCAATCGGATCAGATCGGTTACTTTCAGCCCAGATGGCCAAACTTTAGCTAGTGGCAGTGATGACCAAACAGTGAAGTTATGGGATGTTTTCATGGGCAAGTGCTTCACAACCTTGCAAGAACATACTAATCGAATTTGGTCAGTTGCCTTTAGTCCCGATGGTCAGACTTTAGCTAGTGCCAGTGAAGACCAAACGATAAAATTATGGGATGTCTATAATGGCAAGTGCCTGAAAATTTTGCAGGGGGCTAATTGGGTAAAGTCAGTTGCCTTTAGTCCCGATGGTCAAACTCTGATTTGTGGTAGCCAAGATGAGACAATTAAGCTTTGGGATGTATCGACGGGTAATTGCCTAAGAATACTGCGATCGCCACGACCTTATGAAAAAATGAATATCACCGGGGTTACAGGATTAACCGCAGCGCAGTTAGTGACGCTCAAAGCTTTAGGCGCAGTGGAAAATGGAGAGCAAAAATAA